A stretch of the Arvicola amphibius chromosome 8, mArvAmp1.2, whole genome shotgun sequence genome encodes the following:
- the Mas1 gene encoding proto-oncogene Mas encodes MDPSNMTSLADEKAMNTSSRNTSLGSTHPPIPIVHWVIMSISPLGFVENGILLWFLCFRMRRNPFTVYITHLSIADISLLFCIFILSIDYALDYELSSGHYYTIVTLSVTFLFGYNTGLYLLTAISVERCLSVLYPIWYRCHRPKHQSAFVCALLWALSCLVTTMEYVMCIDSEEESHSRSDCRAVIIFIAILSFLVFTPLMLVSSTILVVKIRKNTWASHSSKLYIVIMVTITIFLIFAMPMRVLYLLYYEDWSAFGSLHNISLLFSTINSSANPFIYFFVGSSKKKRFRESLKVVLTRAFKDEMQPRRQEGNGNTISIETVV; translated from the coding sequence ATGGACCCATCAAATATGACATCCCTTGCTGACGAGAAAGCCATGAACACCTCCAGCAGGAACACCTCCCTGGGGAGCACTCACCCACCCATTCCCATAGTGCACTGGGTCATCATGAGCATCTCCCCTCTGGGCTTTGTGGAGAACGGGATCCTCCTCTGGTTCCTCTGCTTCCGGATGAGGAGGAATCCCTTCACGGTCTACATCACCCACTTGTCCATTGCTGACATCTCGCTCCTCTTCTGTATTTTCATCCTGTCCATTGACTATGCGCTGGACTATGAGCTCTCTTCTGGTCACTACTACACAATTGTCACATTGTCCGTGACGTTTCTATTTGGCTACAACACGGGCCTCTACCTGCTGACGGCCATCAGTGTGGAGCGGTGCCTATCGGTCCTCTACCCAATTTGGTACAGATGCCACCGCCCCAAGCACCAGTCGGCATTCGTCTGCGCCCTCCTGTGGGCACTTTCGTGCTTGGTGACCACCATGGAGTATGTCATGTGCATCGACAGCGAGGAAGAGAGTCATTCTCGGAGTGACTGCCGGGCGGTCATCATCTTTATCGCCATCCTCAGCTTCCTGGTCTTCACCCCGCTCATGCTGGTGTCCAGCACCATCTTGGTGGTGAAGATACGGAAGAACACATGGGCCTCCCACTCTTCCAAACTGTACATCGTCATCATGGTCACCATCACCATCTTCCTCATCTTCGCCATGCCCATGCGGGTGCTCTACCTGCTGTACTACGAGGACTGGTCAGCCTTCGGGAGCCTACACAACATCTCCCTGCTCTTCTCCACCATCAACAGCAGCGCCAACCccttcatctacttttttgtgGGCAGCAGCAAGAAGAAGCGCTTCAGGGAGTCCTTAAAAGTGGTTCTGACCAGGGCTTTCAAAGATGAAATGCAGCCCAGACGCCAGGAGGGCAATGGCAACACCATCTCCATCGAGACCGTGGTCTGA